One segment of Clavelina lepadiformis chromosome 2, kaClaLepa1.1, whole genome shotgun sequence DNA contains the following:
- the LOC143446904 gene encoding uncharacterized protein LOC143446904 isoform X1 has translation MSASNFTTQLTIAQLKTEEDGHLVELSVVFVSQSIVLNIRDCNSSLPYDVVVDATSRMFNSPGKFACSNGGNLFYSNGTILTSSDTTCLSSAEWSGQNNLQCWTAATVSFTSSSVVGNKLSVPEGGALSMTCDYNDVIPSGDTSRFYVDQNQFVTTKGEPFTLSPIQRSDNNKVVSCQAVTPYTDLSPTRGRSLEYTLDVLYRPSFAKSQVSASKYFLEVGKDEYLIRSDQNLTLVCSSDANPAASCVWTVCGKSCENISSAHTSDCNMDYHLSTNSSISCTATNDYGFASSKMQKVIIVPLTRSVSFGKVDDMPKSDNIVISQTGNNMTLSCHISYEDELATEFEIILPNGTIVKQPVLEVVSLTTADAGNYTCVTSDLFGSFDASVYVDVQYAPYQVTTTSCAWVIEETGVCDVIIFSNPEVEFASLDMNKISVGNDGPNIVFSIGQEQHYLYKKTKVTSNDEGAYALVLSHPLPPYNYSIAFNIAVINNQQLDVPAIVGGSVAAVIVVCITIVVSVYIVKRKPKQNPKSSFNSIEKPANIAVAPECIEIKDQNRENLQCQGTNGTYESIDRPLEGRDGYLAVNVGQKQNPTSQYENAPDRQNYDTIDGQYDDTI, from the exons ATGTCAGCATCAAACTTCACCACACAACTTACCATTGCACAGCTGAAAACTGAAGAAGATGGACATCTGGTTGAACTtagtgttgtttttgtttcacaaTCCATTGTACTTAATATAAGAG ATTGTAACTCCTCACTTCCATATGATGTTGTTGTGGATGCAACTTCCAGGATGTTCAACTCACCAGGAAAGTTTGCTTGTTCTAACGGAGGAAACTTGTTTTATTCAAATGGTACAATACTGACATCTAGTGACACTACTTGTCTGTCTTCAGCAGAATGGAGTGGTCAGAATAATCTGCAATGTTGGACAG CAGCCACTGTAAGCTTCACAAGCAGCTCAGTTGTCGGCAATAAGCTGAGTGTACCTGAAGGTGGAGCTCTCTCAATGACCTGTGATTACAATGACGTCATTCCATCTGGTGATACTTCACGATTTTACGTTGATCAAAATCAGTTCGTCACGACTAAG GGGGAACCATTCACACTGTCCCCCATACAAAGAAgtgacaacaacaaagtagTCTCATGTCAGGCTGTTACTCCTTATACTGATCTCTCTCCTACAAGAGGAAGGTCGTTGGAATATACACTGGATGTATTAT ATAGACCAAGTTTCGCAAAAAGCCAAGTTTCTGCATCAAAATACTTCTTGGAAGTTGGAAAAGATGAATATCTCATTAGATCAGACCAGAATCTGACATTAGTTTGTTCAAGTGATGCAAATCCTGCAGCATCGTGCGTATGGACAGTTTGTGGCAAAAGTTGTGAGAATATCTCATCAGCACATACAAGTGATTGCAACATGGATTACCATCTTAGCACAAACAGCTCAATCTCTTGCACTGCTACCAATGATTATGGTTTTGCTTCAAGCAAGATGCAAAAAGTTATCATTGTGCCTTTGACAA GGTCAGTTTCATTTGGAAAAGTAGATGACATGCCTAAGAGTGATAACATCGTGATCTCTCAAACAGGCAACAATATGACACTGTCATGTCATATCTCATATGAAGACGAACTTGCAACAGAATTTGAAATAATCCTACCAAATGGAACTATTGTCAAACAACCGGTGCTTGAAGTGGTTTCCTTGACAACTGCTGATGCAGGAAATTACACTTGCGTTACAAGTGACTTGTTTGGAAGTTTTGATGCATCAGTGTACGTGGACGTGCAAT ATGCTCCATATCAAGTAACTACAACATCATGTGCTTGGGTCATCGAGGAAACTGgagtttgtgatgtcataatcttCTCTAACCCAGAAGTGGAATTTGCATCATTGGATATGAATA AAATATCGGTTGGAAACGATGGTCCGAATATCGTTTTCAGCATTGGCCAGGAACAACattatttatacaaaaaaacaaag GTAACATCCAATGACGAAGGAGCTTATGCTCTTGTACTGAGTCATCCTCTTCCACCGTACAACTACTCAATCGCGTTTAACATCGCTGTCATCAACAATCAACAACTGGATGTACCAGCAATTGTCGGAGGGTCTGTGGCAGCTGTCATTGTCGTCTGCATAACAATTGTGGTCTCAGTTTATATTGTGAAGagaaaaccaaaacaaaatccAAAAA GTTCATTCAACTCGATTGAAAAACCAGCAAACATAG CAGTTGCTCCGGAATGCATTGAAATCAAAGATCAGAATCGAGAAAACTTGCAG TGTCAAGGAACCAATGGAACTTATGAAAGCATCGACCGACCTTTGGAAG GAAGAGACGGTTATCTGGCAGTCAACGTTGGTCAGAAACAAAACCCG
- the LOC143446904 gene encoding myelin-associated glycoprotein-like isoform X2, with the protein MSASNFTTQLTIAQLKTEEDGHLVELSVVFVSQSIVLNIRDCNSSLPYDVVVDATSRMFNSPGKFACSNGGNLFYSNGTILTSSDTTCLSSAEWSGQNNLQCWTAATVSFTSSSVVGNKLSVPEGGALSMTCDYNDVIPSGDTSRFYVDQNQFVTTKGEPFTLSPIQRSDNNKVVSCQAVTPYTDLSPTRGRSLEYTLDVLYRPSFAKSQVSASKYFLEVGKDEYLIRSDQNLTLVCSSDANPAASCVWTVCGKSCENISSAHTSDCNMDYHLSTNSSISCTATNDYGFASSKMQKVIIVPLTRSVSFGKVDDMPKSDNIVISQTGNNMTLSCHISYEDELATEFEIILPNGTIVKQPVLEVVSLTTADAGNYTCVTSDLFGSFDASVYVDVQYAPYQVTTTSCAWVIEETGVCDVIIFSNPEVEFASLDMNKISVGNDGPNIVFSIGQEQHYLYKKTKVTSNDEGAYALVLSHPLPPYNYSIAFNIAVINNQQLDVPAIVGGSVAAVIVVCITIVVSVYIVKRKPKQNPKSSFNSIEKPANIVAPECIEIKDQNRENLQCQGTNGTYESIDRPLEGRDGYLAVNVGQKQNPTSQYENAPDRQNYDTIDGQYDDTI; encoded by the exons ATGTCAGCATCAAACTTCACCACACAACTTACCATTGCACAGCTGAAAACTGAAGAAGATGGACATCTGGTTGAACTtagtgttgtttttgtttcacaaTCCATTGTACTTAATATAAGAG ATTGTAACTCCTCACTTCCATATGATGTTGTTGTGGATGCAACTTCCAGGATGTTCAACTCACCAGGAAAGTTTGCTTGTTCTAACGGAGGAAACTTGTTTTATTCAAATGGTACAATACTGACATCTAGTGACACTACTTGTCTGTCTTCAGCAGAATGGAGTGGTCAGAATAATCTGCAATGTTGGACAG CAGCCACTGTAAGCTTCACAAGCAGCTCAGTTGTCGGCAATAAGCTGAGTGTACCTGAAGGTGGAGCTCTCTCAATGACCTGTGATTACAATGACGTCATTCCATCTGGTGATACTTCACGATTTTACGTTGATCAAAATCAGTTCGTCACGACTAAG GGGGAACCATTCACACTGTCCCCCATACAAAGAAgtgacaacaacaaagtagTCTCATGTCAGGCTGTTACTCCTTATACTGATCTCTCTCCTACAAGAGGAAGGTCGTTGGAATATACACTGGATGTATTAT ATAGACCAAGTTTCGCAAAAAGCCAAGTTTCTGCATCAAAATACTTCTTGGAAGTTGGAAAAGATGAATATCTCATTAGATCAGACCAGAATCTGACATTAGTTTGTTCAAGTGATGCAAATCCTGCAGCATCGTGCGTATGGACAGTTTGTGGCAAAAGTTGTGAGAATATCTCATCAGCACATACAAGTGATTGCAACATGGATTACCATCTTAGCACAAACAGCTCAATCTCTTGCACTGCTACCAATGATTATGGTTTTGCTTCAAGCAAGATGCAAAAAGTTATCATTGTGCCTTTGACAA GGTCAGTTTCATTTGGAAAAGTAGATGACATGCCTAAGAGTGATAACATCGTGATCTCTCAAACAGGCAACAATATGACACTGTCATGTCATATCTCATATGAAGACGAACTTGCAACAGAATTTGAAATAATCCTACCAAATGGAACTATTGTCAAACAACCGGTGCTTGAAGTGGTTTCCTTGACAACTGCTGATGCAGGAAATTACACTTGCGTTACAAGTGACTTGTTTGGAAGTTTTGATGCATCAGTGTACGTGGACGTGCAAT ATGCTCCATATCAAGTAACTACAACATCATGTGCTTGGGTCATCGAGGAAACTGgagtttgtgatgtcataatcttCTCTAACCCAGAAGTGGAATTTGCATCATTGGATATGAATA AAATATCGGTTGGAAACGATGGTCCGAATATCGTTTTCAGCATTGGCCAGGAACAACattatttatacaaaaaaacaaag GTAACATCCAATGACGAAGGAGCTTATGCTCTTGTACTGAGTCATCCTCTTCCACCGTACAACTACTCAATCGCGTTTAACATCGCTGTCATCAACAATCAACAACTGGATGTACCAGCAATTGTCGGAGGGTCTGTGGCAGCTGTCATTGTCGTCTGCATAACAATTGTGGTCTCAGTTTATATTGTGAAGagaaaaccaaaacaaaatccAAAAA GTTCATTCAACTCGATTGAAAAACCAGCAAACATAG TTGCTCCGGAATGCATTGAAATCAAAGATCAGAATCGAGAAAACTTGCAG TGTCAAGGAACCAATGGAACTTATGAAAGCATCGACCGACCTTTGGAAG GAAGAGACGGTTATCTGGCAGTCAACGTTGGTCAGAAACAAAACCCG